One genomic region from Henningerozyma blattae CBS 6284 chromosome 2, complete genome encodes:
- the PRM15 gene encoding phosphoribomutase PRM15 (similar to Saccharomyces cerevisiae YMR278W; ancestral locus Anc_8.840) → MSDEQQFNALIKDYPEDLQKKVLLWLEQDKDDSTRKEIIDLCKSANVKELHERFDSRITFGTAGLRSTMEAGFSRMNTLTVLQASQGLATYMKNDAKNTGQKLIAVIGHDHRYHSKEFAKIAATVFLIAGFKVYYLNDDSLEDPRDNKFVHTPMVPFTVKNLKASVGVMVTASHNPKMDNGYKVYYSNGCQIIPPHDSGISQCIDANLEPWENSWNYKEIMANAESKGDLIYHRDVMLNDYITQLEEKLTSKDIIHLSKKIDVKSKPWFVYTPMHGVGYEIFTKISNEILHMKEGEDFIVVEEQKHPDPGFPTVSFPNPEEKGAIDMGIKLAEDNGISLVIANDPDADRFSIAVKSKGSQGTWHQFTGNEIGYLFAYFEFQKYKISKQDLHRLYMVNSTVSSQMIKKMAEIEGFNYEETLTGFKWIGNRAIDLINKGNIVPFGYEEAIGYMFPTMEIDKDGIAATVIFIQAFMYWNQIDKMDPYEIIQLGFKKYGVFIEYNGYYRYTDLGITKKIFDYVRYDYDKGVSEGNKKYPDHIGEEFKIIKYRDLTTGYQSDTPDNKPLLPVDPSSQMITVEMIPTDNESDGSIRLTIRGSGTEPKLKVYIEACSRSATEASFLAKQAWNVLKREWMRPEQTGITTAF, encoded by the coding sequence ATGTCTGACGAACAACAATTCAACgcattaattaaagattatCCAGAAGATctacaaaaaaaagttttacTTTGGCTAGAGCAAGACAAGGATGATTCAACGAGAAAAGAAATCATTGACTTATGTAAATCTGCAAATGTTAAAGAGTTGCATGAAAGATTTGATTCCAGAATTACTTTTGGTACTGCAGGTTTAAGATCGACTATGGAAGCAGGGTTTAGTAGAATGAATACCTTAACGGTATTACAGGCATCTCAAGGTCTTGCTACTTATATGAAAAATGATGCTAAAAACACAGGccaaaaattaattgcaGTAATTGGTCATGATCATAGATATCATTCAAAAGAATTTGCAAAAATTGCTGCTACTGTTTTTTTGATTGCTGGCTTTAAAGTATATTATCTAAATGATGATTCATTGGAGGATCCGCGTGATAACAAATTTGTCCACACACCAATGGTACCTTTTACAGTTAAAAATCTAAAAGCTTCAGTAGGTGTAATGGTCACTGCTAGTCATAATCCTAAAATGGATAATGGTTATAAGGTCTATTATTCAAACGGATGTCAAATAATTCCACCTCATGATTCGGGTATTTCACAATGTATAGATGCTAATCTTGAACCATGGGAAAATTCATGGAattataaagaaataatggCAAACGCAGAATCTAAGGGGGATCTAATTTATCACAGAGATGTGATGTTAAATGATTATATTACacaattagaagaaaaattaacatCAAAGGATATAATCCATttaagtaaaaaaattgatgtTAAAAGTAAACCATGGTTTGTTTATACCCCCATGCATGGTGTTGgttatgaaatttttactAAGATATCTAATGAAATACTTCATATGAAAGAAGGCGAAGATTTTATAGTAGTTGAAGAGCAAAAACATCCTGATCCAGGATTTCCAACAGTCAGCTTCCCTAATCCTGAAGAAAAAGGGGCCATTGATATGGGTATTAAACTTGCAGAAGATAATGGTATTTCTTTAGTTATTGCCAATGATCCAGATGCAGACAGGTTTTCCATTGCTGTTAAATCCAAAGGTTCACAAGGTACGTGGCATCAGTTTACTGGGAATGAAATTGGATATTTATTTgcatattttgaatttcaaaaatacaaaatctCAAAGCAAGATCTCCATAGGTTGTATATGGTTAATTCTACTGTATCCTCACaaatgattaaaaaaatggcTGAAATAGAAGGATTCAATTATGAAGAAACTTTAACTGGTTTTAAATGGATTGGTAATCGAgcaattgatttaattaataaaggTAATATAGTTCCATTTGGATATGAAGAAGCAATTGGATATATGTTCCCCACAATGGAAATTGATAAAGATGGTATTGCTGCTACTgttattttcattcaaGCTTTTATGTATTGGAACCAAATTGATAAGATGGACCCATATGAAATTATACAATTAggctttaaaaaatatggtGTCTTTATAGAATATAATGGATATTATAGATATACAGACCTTGGTATTaccaagaaaatatttgattatgTGAGATATGATTACGATAAAGGCGTTTCAGAAGGTAATAAGAAATATCCAGATCATATTGgtgaagaatttaaaataataaaatatagagATTTAACAACTGGATACCAATCTGATACTCCAGATAATAAACCATTACTTCCTGTTGACCCAAGTTCTCAAATGATCACTGTTGAAATGATTCCCACTGATAATGAATCGGATGGTTCAATACGTCTTACAATTCGTGGTTCTGGTACTGAGCCGAAATTAAAAGTCTATATAGAAGCCTGCAGCAGATCTGCTACAGAAGCTTCCTTTTTAGCTAAGCAAGCATGGAATGTGTTGAAAAGAGAATGGATGAGACCTGAACAAACAGGTATTACTACAGCTTTCTAG
- the TBLA0B03260 gene encoding homocysteine S-methyltransferase family protein (similar to Saccharomyces cerevisiae SAM4 (YPL273W); ancestral locus Anc_8.841), with protein sequence MRQSFKEYFNTHPNAVIVMDGGQGTELERRGVDVSSKVWSTVPFIGREFWQKDEKSQNISIVKDMFQAFVAAGSQALMSITYQCSFSTISSNTKIQALEEYNELLNKIVKFCRECIGNSKYLIGSIGPYASHVSAEYTGDYGLHPENVDYLNYFKPQLDNFNDNDDIDLIAMETVPNKYELKALLSWDGTTIKKPFYISLSVGDDGNLRDGTSMDTISTMFQNREVKNPNLMMVGVNCVSYDKTLMIIKKLQIAVPDLPLVCYPNSGEVYDQITQSWKTNNDIKLDSWETLVKDLVANGVRMVGGCCRTTPDDIHKIAQAVSHLSH encoded by the coding sequence ATGAGACaatcatttaaagaatatttcaaCACACATCCCAATGCCGTCATTGTTATGGATGGTGGACAAGGAACTGAATTAGAAAGAAGAGGTGTTGATGTTTCTTCCAAAGTTTGGTCCACTGTACCATTTATTGGTAGGGAATTCTGGcaaaaagatgaaaaatctCAAAACATTTCAATTGTTAAAGATATGTTTCAAGCCTTTGTTGCTGCTGGATCTCAGGCATTAATGTCTATTACATATCAATGCAGTTTTAGTACCATCTCTAGTAACACTAAGATTCAAGCTCTTGAAGAgtataatgaattattgaataagATAGTCAAGTTTTGTAGAGAATGCATCGGTAACAGTAAATACTTGATTGGTAGTATTGGACCATATGCATCACATGTAAGTGCCGAATATACTGGTGATTATGGGTTACATCCAGAAAATGTAGACTATTTAAACTATTTCAAACCTCAAttggataattttaatgataatgacgatattgatttaattgcCATGGAAACAGTACctaataaatatgaattgAAAGCTTTGTTATCTTGGGATGGAACTACTATCAAGAAACCATTTTATATTAGTTTATCTGTTGGAGACGATGGAAATTTAAGAGATGGGACTTCTATGGATACTATTTCCACAATGTTTCAAAATAGAGAGGTGAAAAACCCCAATTTAATGATGGTAGGTGTAAATTGTGTAAGTTATGATAAGactttaatgataattaaaaaattacaaatagCTGTTCCAGATTTACCGTTAGTTTGTTATCCAAATAGTGGTGAAGTTTATGATCAAATTACACAATCATGGAAGACAAACAATGACATTAAATTGGACTCATGGGAAACTTTGGTGAAAGACTTGGTAGCTAATGGTGTTCGTATGGTTGGTGGTTGTTGCAGAACTACTCCAGATGATATACACAAGATAGCACAAGCTGTGAGTCATTTGAGTCATTGA
- the VAN1 gene encoding Van1p (similar to Saccharomyces cerevisiae VAN1 (YML115C); ancestral locus Anc_8.842) gives MVLNFSIIKEKQKQKDELPTTRSKLYPKKSVYDRKRRSPAFYWTCILATCLAIYLLCKATLGDSSFDPLSAINNYNSYGSYPLSRSSNKNYKNAKELEDVEYYDYDFRSIDEMSFHNFDQGEQHYLITQYGGDVVTSKDKERYIQEMENLLSSSVDKYDLSQFEGTANGAENREHLLYLTPLRDAEHVLPMMFKHLMNLTYPHELIDIAFLVSDCSEGDKTLDTLITFARHLQDGTLVDIFKDMDASIAKSEKKNENPNKHYLKFMDQNYIKMADASFAGPHHNEYNKPFRSVQIFQKDFGQIIGQGFSDRHAVKVQGIRRKLMGRARNWLTANALKPYHSWVYWRDADVELCPGSVIQDLMSKNYDVIVPNVWRPLPEFLNKEQPYDLNSWMESGEALELAKTLDEDDVIVEGYAEYPTWRVHLAYLRDPNGDPNQTLDIDGVGGVSILAKAKLFRHGVHFPAFTFENHAETEAFGKMAKKMGYSVGGLPNYMLWHIYEPSDDDLKDMAAIERGEYNQN, from the coding sequence ATGGTGTTGAATTTCAGTATCATCAAGGAGAAACAAAAGCAAAAAGATGAACTTCCCACAACTCGTTCGAAATTATATCCTAAGAAAAGTGTTTATGACAGAAAACGTAGGTCGCCTGCCTTTTATTGGACATGTATATTGGCCACCTGTCTAGCCATTTATCTGTTGTGCAAGGCTACTTTGGGTGACTCGTCGTTTGATCCCCTGTCAGcgattaataattataattcatACGGTAGTTATCCCTTGAGTCGTAGTTcgaataaaaattataaaaacgccaaagaattagaagatgTTGAATATTATGACTATGATTTCCGTTCCATTGATGAAATGAGCTTCCATAACTTTGATCAAGGTGAACAACATTATTTGATTACTCAATATGGCGGGGATGTGGTAACTTCTAAGGATAAAGAACGTTACATCCAAGAGATGGAAAATTTACTAAGTTCATCTGTAGATAAATATGATCTATCTCAATTCGAAGGTACTGCTAATGGTGCTGAAAATCGTGaacatttattatatttgacACCATTAAGAGATGCAGAACATGTCTTGCCAATGATGTTTAAgcatttaatgaatttaactTATCCACATGAATTGATAGATATTGCTTTCTTAGTTTCAGATTGTTCCGAAGGTGATAAAACTTTGGATACCTTAATCACATTTGCTCGTCATTTACAAGATGGTACCCTTGTAGATATCTTTAAAGATATGGATGCGTCTATTGCCAAgagtgaaaaaaagaatgaaaatccaaataagcattatttgaaatttatggatcaaaattatattaaaatggCTGATGCATCATTTGCTGGCCCACATCATAACGAATATAATAAGCCTTTCCGTTCTGttcaaatctttcaaaaaGATTTCGGTCAAATCATTGGTCAAGGGTTTTCTGATAGACATGCTGTTAAAGTCCAAGgtattagaagaaaattaatgGGTAGAGCAAGAAATTGGCTTACTGCAAATGCTTTAAAGCCTTATCATTCTTGGGTTTATTGGAGAGACGCAGATGTAGAATTATGTCCCGGTTCTGTCATTCAAGACTTGATGTCCAAAAACTATGATGTCATTGTACCAAACGTTTGGAGACCGTTACCagaattcttaaataaagaaCAACCATATGATTTGAATTCTTGGATGGAATCAGGTGAAGCTTTAGAACTGGCAAAAACtttagatgaagatgatgtcATTGTTGAAGGTTATGCAGAATATCCAACCTGGAGAGTTCATTTGGCTTATTTAAGAGATCCAAATGGTGATCCAAATCAAACTTTAGATATTGATGGGGTCGGTGGTGTTTCTATTCTTGCAAAGGCAAAGTTATTTAGACATGGTGTTCATTTCCCAGCTTTCACTTTTGAGAATCATGCAGAAACTGAAGCATTTGGTAAAATGGCTAAGAAAATGGGATACTCAGTAGGAGGTTTACCAAATTATATGTTATGGCATATTTACGAACCaagtgatgatgatttaaaagatatggCAGCTATAGAAAGAGGAGAATATAACcaaaattga
- the NAB6 gene encoding Nab6p (similar to Saccharomyces cerevisiae NAB6 (YML117W); ancestral locus Anc_8.844) has product MSKHSRRWNGSNSRNNSRNRGTPFSTNNMMNDQYLYQHQFYFNNPNATTNSNSNNQTYFHQNFTNNNAYFDNSNQEFRINNSNTNMIDHTSALNPTYYSPIPSAPPTPFDPSYGATLLPSHLLMGSPFVSTPNIHSFPYSATSISSTPTRKSFSRKNSNSNSISNSNSSSMSNLNLNSKYDNYPIPPVPILKNPPLNNQNIRNSRNNSNRIRNNHIINRKLLKDDNSYRISQQTFKENPMIIEKPKYSSVIDINKLLEIPLVVSYKILPKGTDEFRTRSLLLENINQSIDTRTLVKNFINFGPIESVYLIKLNPGSKYNSILLSFVSREICLDFYNNVLQRLMEFKTELSSKSLTLSFVILKYEFTDYNHPINEHASDNGDESSSSNKNLKIDTIKEEEEDEEETDGEEIVIEDIRNDLNKENFPLTFASALQSDLVKRGATRSLLLKFNGVVSKDQLINEKLNLFINNNLNNRYILESISLVNIENNTKNNKNTIGDDNEDQIEDTPISKFGNNYCLLTFSNILMAIEAFDYFKAKLNELNIFDCFFVSKTNYHKNSENSKSTISHSTPSSKISSIVNLPNEINNNNKSNVPITSLNSDNDKSNVSISNDNISNDNTSNDNNNSNDNPINNNDITIRNKSRKNSNVTVHELSMDQEIEILNEKLKNIDLKDNELIISAKIYNQPIVEEFDQDLENISITNLSNSNYLLLNQQPFEFNMNMNMTMNMNMNMNMNVNMNMNMNMNMLPPQSMPMPMFAGNFDMIDPMDPQRSRQPSVLFTATQQPQQPQQQQPQQQGTHNNLTQTLENHFNTSTELSAVLGGGPGNRTVYIGNINPRSKPEDLCNVVRGGILQKIVFLRDKHICFVTFIEATNAAQFFANAYIDPIVLHGNILKVGWGNHSGPLPKSISLAVTIGANRNVYVSLPEFAFKDKFINNPDYEKYHEIYKLPNELQLRKDFSQYGEIEQINYLNDGHCCWINFMNINSAITLVEEVNEDDGIRFHNKFDGRYNGLIIGYGKDRCGNVNKNLVATKNSKFFKKVKKPAYQIKLKKIEEERRLQEENNLRNNNKLSNNSQIRKPAVNLESLGITFESSETDTTINTTNNDIDTPEDTQKLTSPATSFDDDHKVDPASLEALGIITTSATVAVTKNIDPSQINTDTSNHEDDETSSTDNAIEQFSNENEDEELDSQSSDDLSDVELIIGSGDNSDALTLENIDNQKLKKNKNKHNKRKVHRSHNQKILQSNQVPVLNQYPPMASSTLTRTYRKTKLKPKNDNPKFITSDTEDEILSQLPDEVLDEKNPFRGPRNKNKNRNTRKTIPGSDVMSQYLTQLQHSTFMYAANILGVSAEDNNITYGDDGEPLN; this is encoded by the coding sequence ATGTCTAAACATTCTAGAAGGTGGAATGGTTCTAATTCAAGAAACAATTCTAGAAACAGAGGTACTCCTTTCAGTACAAACAATATGATGAATgatcaatatttatatcaacatcaattttattttaacaaTCCAAACGCTACtactaattctaattccaACAATCAAACGTATTTCCACCAAAATTTTACCAACAATAATGCATATTTCgataattcaaatcaagaatttagaattaacaattcaaatacaaacATGATAGATCATACTTCTGCATTGAACCCCACCTATTATAGCCCAATTCCATCTGCCCCACCAACTCCATTTGATCCAAGTTATGGTGCTACATTGTTACCTTCTCATTTATTAATGGGTTCTCCCTTTGTATCAACTCCAAATATACATAGTTTTCCTTACTCTGCTacttcaatttcttctacTCCAACAAGGAAAAGCTTTTCAaggaaaaattcaaattcaaactcaatttcaaattcaaattcaagttCCATGtccaatttaaatttgaattctaAATATGATAATTATCCAATACCACCAGTAccaatattgaaaaatcctcctttaaataatcaaaatattagaaattcgagaaataattctaatagaattagaaataaccatataattaatagaaaattattgaagGACGACAATTCTTATCGTATTTCTCAACAAacatttaaagaaaatccAATGATTATTGAAAAACCAAAATATTCAAGTGTAATTGATATTAACAAACTATTGGAAATCCCATTAGTTGTGTCTTATAAAATCTTACCAAAAGGTACTGATGAATTTAGAACAAGGTCTTTATTactagaaaatattaatcaatCAATTGACACAAGAACTttagtgaaaaatttcattaattttggTCCTATTGAAAGTGTTTatctaattaaattaaatccAGGTTCAAAATacaattcaattttattaagttTTGTCTCAAGGGAAATTTGTTTGGacttttataataatgtgTTACAAAGATTAATGGAATTTAAAACTGAATTGTcttcaaaatctttaacTTTAAGCTTTGTCATTTTAAAATACGAATTCACTGATTATAATCATCCAATTAATGAACATGCAAGTGATAATGGAGAtgaatcttcttcatcaaataaaaacttaaaaattgatacaattaaagaagaggaagaagatgaagaagaaacagATGGAGAAGAAATTGTTATTGAAGATATTagaaatgatttaaataaagaaaatttccCATTGACGTTTGCAAGTGCTTTACAATCTGATTTGGTTAAAAGAGGTGCCACAAGATCCTTATTGTTAAAATTTAACGGAGTTGTTTCTAAAgatcaattgataaatgaaaaattgaatttattcattaataataatttaaataatagataTATTCTTGAATCTATTTCACttgtaaatattgaaaataatactaaaaataataaaaatacaattggagatgataatgaagatcAAATCGAGGATACtccaatttcaaaattcgGTAATAACTATTGTTTATtaactttttcaaatattttaatggcAATTGAAgcttttgattattttaaagcaaagttaaatgaattaaatatttttgattgtTTTTTCGTTTCAAAAACTAATTATCATAAAAATTctgaaaattcaaaatcaacTATATCTCACTCTACTCCATCGtcaaaaatttcttcaatcgttaatttaccaaatgagattaataataacaataaatcCAATGTTCCCATTACAAGTTTAAATTCAGACAATGATAAATCAAATGTTAGTAtttctaatgataatatttctaatgataatacttctaatgataacaataatagtaatgataatccaattaataataacgatATTACGATACGTAAtaaatcaagaaaaaattcGAATGTCACTGTACATGAACTTTCAATGGATCAGGAAATCGAAATTTTAAAcgaaaaattgaaaaatattgatttgaaagataatgaattaatcATTTCTgcaaaaatttataatcaaCCAATTgtagaagaatttgatcaagatttagaaaatatttcaattacaaatttaagtaattcaaattatttattattaaaccaACAACCATTCGAAtttaatatgaatatgaatatgaCAATGAATATGAACATGAACATGAATATGAATgtaaatatgaatatgaatatgaatatgaacATGTTACCTCCACAATCAATGCCTATGCCAATGTTTGCTGGTAATTTCGATATGATTGACCCAATGGATCCACAACGATCAAGACAACCTTCAGTTTTATTCACGGCAACACAACAACCACAACAACCACAGCAACAACAGCCACAACAGCAAGGTACACATAATAATTTGACACAAACTTTAGAGAATCATTTTAATACATCCACGGAATTATCAGCTGTATTAGGTGGTGGTCCAGGCAATAGAACGGTTTATATTGGTAATATCAATCCTCGTTCTAAACCAGAGGATCTTTGTAATGTAGTTCGTGGTGGGATTTTACAGAAAATTGTGTTTTTAAGAGACAAGCATATTTGTTTTGTAACATTCATTGAAGCAACAAATGCAGCTCAATTTTTTGCTAATGCTTATATTGATCCAATTGTATTACATGGTaacattttaaaagtaGGCTGGGGAAATCATTCAGGTCCTTTAccaaaatcaatttcaCTAGCTGTAACTATTGGTGCTAATAGAAATGTTTATGTAAGTTTACCAGAATTTGcatttaaagataaatttattaacaatcctgattatgaaaaataccATGAGatttataaattaccaaatGAACTTCAATTAAGGAAAGATTTTTCTCAATATGGTGAAATTGaacaaattaattatttaaatgacGGCCATTGTTGCTGGATTAATTTTATGAATATAAATTCTGCCATTACTTTGGTTGAAGAAGtaaatgaagatgatggtATAAGATTccataataaatttgatggTAGATATAATGGATTAATTATTGGTTATGGTAAAGATAGATGTGGTAAtgtgaataaaaatttagttGCCactaaaaattctaaatttttcaagaaagttaaaaaaCCTGcatatcaaataaaattaaaaaaaattgaagaagagCGTAGATTACaggaagaaaataatttacgaaataataataaattatctaataattcacaGATAAGAAAGCCTGCTGTCAATTTAGAATCTTTAGGAATTACTTTTGAATCATCAGAAACTGATACAACTATAAACacaacaaataatgatattgatacACCAGAGGATACCCAAAAACTAACTTCTCCTGCAACTAGTTTTGATGATGATCATAAAGTAGATCCTGCCTCTTTAGAAGCTCTGGGCATTATTACTACTTCTGCCACTGTAGCAGTaactaaaaatatagatCCTAGTCAAATTAACACAGATACCTCTAATCAcgaagatgatgaaactAGTAGTACTGATAATGCTATTGAACaattttctaatgaaaatgaagatgaagaattggATTCTCAATCATCTGATGATTTATCTGATGtagaattaattattgGTAGTGGTGATAATTCTGATGCATTGACTTTGGAAAACATTgataatcaaaaattaaaaaagaataaaaataagcaTAATAAACGTAAAGTACATCGTTCGcataatcaaaaaattttacaatcAAATCAAGTTCCTGTTTTAAATCAGTATCCACCAATGGCGTCATCAACTTTAACAAGAACATACCGTAAGACAAAACTAAAGCCAAAGAATGATAATCCAAAATTCATTACTTCTGATactgaagatgaaattttaagcCAATTACCTGATGAAGTTCTAGACGAAAAAAATCCATTTAGAGGTCctagaaataaaaataaaaacagaAATACAAGGAAAACTATTCCTGGTTCAGATGTCATGTCCCAATATTTAACTCAATTACAACATTCCACATTCATGTATGCAGCTAATATTCTTGGTGTTTCTGCTGAAGATAACAACATAACGTATGGCGATGATGGTGAACctttaaattag
- the TBLA0B03290 gene encoding uncharacterized protein translates to MIIKGGHANIYLLVDFYKLKYIYIYLKSYIYVFKLIMVEPDLISSCVKESRFINSTDVVHWSLKSDHGSFIVMEEKESNDVWNQIDQIIVDESIETKYIFFIEKPDNGSRIDKWFQPSAMKFYIIFKTLLPHFNEPLKYSIENIGLFIFNKNIMVIITETFFQKNEVEFKKLFLNGMILQFNDDFLITSCFNIFMVVNKIAIKIFQDFKDSLELIKETTDFQSMDESSRQSSDNTKKENSKSPESFINTYSLDNEEFLNHQGFNLPTIQLNNTFEIYLFFKKFMTIKENEIEIYFNIGFTQFNNSSRPSIEKFNKMLEINQNLIKQCWSVLNQIFSQLLQEYYNDDSKTL, encoded by the coding sequence atgataataaaaggGGGACATGccaatatttatttattagtaGATTTCTATaagttaaaatatatctatatttatttaaaaagctatatatatgtatttaaattaatcatGGTGGAACCTGATCTTATTAGCTCCTGTGTGAAAGAATCACGGTTTATTAATAGTACTGATGTAGTTCATTGGTCTTTAAAAAGCGATCATGGAAGTTTTATAGTAATGGAAGAAAAAGAGAGCAATGATGTATGGAATCAAATTGATCAAATCATAGTAGATGAATCTATTGAaactaaatatatttttttcatagaGAAACCGGATAATGGATCAAGAATTGATAAATGGTTTCAACCGAGTGCgatgaaattttatatcATCTTTAAAACATTATTACCTCACTTTAATGAACCTTTAAAGTattctattgaaaatattggattatttatatttaataaaaatattatggtTATCATTACAGAAacatttttccaaaaaaatgaagtagaatttaaaaaactaTTTTTAAACGGAATGATATTAcaatttaatgatgattttttaattacaagttgttttaatatttttatggTCGTAAATAAGATTGCTATAAAGATCTTCCAAGATTTCAAAGATTCTTTAGAACTGATAAAAGAAACGACAGATTTCCAATCAATGGATGAATCCTCACGACAATCTTCTGATAATACAAAGAAGGAAAATTCAAAGTCACCGGAATCCTTTATCAATACTTATTCActtgataatgaagaatttttaaaccATCAAGGGTTTAATCTCCCAACtatacaattaaataatacttttgaaatttatttattcttcaaaaaattcatgactatcaaagaaaatgaaattgaaatttattttaatattggGTTTActcaatttaataattcgtCAAGGCCAAgtatagaaaaatttaataaaatgttggaaattaatcaaaatttaattaaacaaTGTTGGAGtgttttaaatcaaattttctCTCAATTGTTACAAGAATACTATAATGACGACAGTAAGactttataa